In the genome of Brachypodium distachyon strain Bd21 chromosome 3, Brachypodium_distachyon_v3.0, whole genome shotgun sequence, the window ttttattttcagcaTGTTCTCTTATGATATCTTCAGTATTCAGTATTCACCAGGCTGACAGCATATCAGTGTGCACCTCAGCAATATGAAACTTCTGAAGCAGGAGTTTTGGATGAAAGAATTACATGCCTGATTTAATAGTCCAAGGCTCAGCACTTTAACCCCCCTTACATCAGCATCTAGTATCGCCTTTTCAATTAAGTCATTGATCGATTCTCTTTCCCACGTCAGGGCATACTGAAGAAAGTAAACACTTAGTAGCTTGAAAAGCATTAGAAATATACATGGATATATATGATATATGACAAGTGGGAATTGGTTACCTGgaagttgtatcttggtatcACCCATGTTTGCATCTTCAGCTTCTTTAGTTTGATTCTCTCAACCACGAATGCAGATGACCCATACATCCATGCAACTACCATTGACAGCCATGCCAAGGGCCACAGCGTCCACATATACCACTCAGAGTTTTCAGATGGTTTGGACGCTATGGAGGCGAATCCTATCCTTAGATGATATGCCGATTGCAAGTTCGTCATATGTGTGAGATGAACAAGGTCAGGTGTCTCCTCTGTTCCTTTGAGTGAGTTCTCATACAGCTCGTCCGATGACTTGTCCATAGTGCTGTATATGTAGTCATAAAATGGCATGAACAGTGAATAGTTTGTGCGGAACTGTGTGTGGTGTAGGGAATGAAAcctggaaaagaaagaggcaGAAGATTGTTATGTTCTGGTTTGTGAAGTAACTAGGAATCACTGAACTGCAAGTTTGTGTAGACCAAGAATTCAGTGACCCCAAGTCTCTTCATTTTTGTCAATGTCTTGCCTGTGTTGGATTCATGTTTTGAGATTTTGCACTTACGATGGAGTGTACATGAGGTACTTGAGAGGAGGAAAGACTTGAAAAGCCCACTTCGGCACCAACTCAAAATTGCAATGTCCCATGTTGTTCATGAAGTCAATGTAAACAATATACAACACAAAGACGAGGGCAGAACCATTTCCCATGTAAATTGTGGACAACATCGGGATTGCAAAGAGCGTGAAATAGACCACGTGTTCACCAAAAGGATGGATAACCGCTGCAATATGTAGATATATTAGAAACCAAGAGAAATTGTCAATTTACATTATACATACATGATACATTGCCGAAAAAATATTATTATGCATGAATAActtttttacatttttttgttaGATATCTTTATTCTGATTACAGGTCTACTAAAAACAGTGTCCCTCCTAAGTTTTAAGGTTACTTGCTAAAACTATATTTTAAGCACTAAAATTAACTTAGTTCTATCACACAGAAGACACGAACTTGTACATTTGTAAAAAATTCCGAATTTTTTTACATTTGGAAAGTCCTTTATTCACACGACACAAACTTGCTATTTTAAGCCAAGGCGCAAAACTTTGGTTTACCCCTTTACATTCTTTCAAACTCCGTCCATCTATTCACACGATTACAAGTTAACTTTTATTTATAACCTTGTATTCCAGTCTGTGCATGCTGTTTTTTGGTTGCAACTTGCAGTATCCTTTAAAACCTATACTTGTGGTCACTCTCCCTACGGCCAACAGTGAATTGGTAAATCATTTACCAGGGACGAACTTAATAGAAGTAGTAGTAGTTACTAGGGACGGTACTAGGCATCTTAATATCTGCCTTTCCTCCCATCAAGTTTGGGTCTCTCTTTTTCCGTCGATAAGTTTCGGCCAAAAATTAATGCTTGCACTTGGAAGGACGTGGTCTCCGCTGCCGCATATCAGGAAGTCACATGCATTGCTTCGCTTGTTCCCTCGCAGAGGAGGAATGTGGTCCGAGCCTGCGCGTTAAAAGCTACTAATCCAGTGCGGCGTAGTACAGTATAGTCCTGTGTTACTGTTTGCGGTCAGACGCCGCACACTACACGTATTCAGTGGTCCCTGTCAAAATTGATAGAGGAAAGGAGTACGAGCATTGCAAGAGGCCGTCAGCTTAAATGCGCGTAGGGCACTAGCGCTGGACATTTCTGGAAACCGCTTGCCCCAAAGTAATAAAGTAAAAACTGTAAAATATGAAGGTTAAAAAAAGATCATCTTAAGCAGCCGTAAGGGGTTCTTTATTGTCCATGCTATTCATTCTCGTCCTGTGCATACTGTTGTCGGATCTTATGCTTGCCGTGCTTGCTACCGGAGCTGAATTATTGAAACGCGACACGATGAATGTAACAACTGCTAGACTGATTAATTAAAGACTCGAGCAATAGAtaagtagtactactactccgTAAGAGACTATTATATGGTGACAAAATCAGTGGGAATGAATGAACGAACGAATGCTACTTACAGGTGATGGGCTCGGTGACGATGGAGGCGTGGTGGTGGGAGTGGTAGCGCGAGTAGAGGAAATGGTGGTGCAGCGCGCGGTGGAACCAGTAGTAGAGGAACTCGACTGGCCCGGCGTGGAGCAGCGCCGTCATGACGGCGCCGTCCGTCCTCCACAGCGGGAACCCCCTCACGCTCGGCATCGCCAGGTACCCCGCGTAGAACAGCAGCCCGTTGAAGATGATCTGGTCGTCCCTGCAAAATCGCAATTCCATCCAATCCAGCCCCGTTTCAAGATGAAATTATTACACGATACACATAGAACTCTGAGGTCTGGAGATTTTGTCGATTTTGCTTGCTCACCATCCACGCTCGCGGTCGACCTGGTCGAACTCGATGCCGCGGTCGACGATGCGGTGCTTGCTGCGGGCGGTCTGGTAGCGGGAGAGGCTGATCCAGATCTGGTTGTGGATCATCCGGAGCAGCAGCGACGGCAGGATGAGCGCGTAGGCGAGGTCGATGTCGCCCCAACCCTTGGTCATCACCCGGTGCGCGCCATGGACCACCACGGGCGCCATCACCAGGTACTGTTGTGCAGCGCAGCATTGCCATGccgccagaggaggaggacaaaCGGGTACCCAGGTTGAGAATCTCTCAGGAGCAAAATACTGTAGTAAATGCATTCATTGTCTTTGGGGGGGCTGCTATTGGGTATTTTTCTATATATACTTTGGACATACTTTTAGTTTATTCCTAGTTTGGTAGCTTAATATGGTGGTTTGTCAGATTTTTTCGATTTGGGGCTGTATTCACCGGACTCGGTTTTTGCGCAGCCGTTTGCTATAATCCTTCAATTTGACTTGTAGTATCTTCACAATGTGAGGTGGATTAACCAGGAAAACTGTAAATCTCTCCCCATACGGCCATACCCAAATggattttgacaaatttgtaTGGGAAGAATTTCCCCCCTTCCATCTCTGCTGGAGACATTTGCACGACACTACGACCGTCGTGCTGGCGGTCACCGCAACTCAAAGGGCAAAATCAGAAGGGAGGAAATGGTAAAGGGAGAAATGGCAGGTTTGTGTTTATATCTGCTCATGATGCTCCTAAATCTACCAAGAGCACAAACATGCAGACTATGAACAAATTATCCGGGATGCCGTCGACTGTATATGAATATGAAGTTATGAGAATCTACTCAAGTCTAGCAAACAGTAACTGAAGATTTATGGTGTCCTAACTCCTAACATGCAGAATACCAAACATCTGCTTTGCAAAAAAACTCGTCTTCCGAGCAACTCAGGGAATCAGCGTAGCAA includes:
- the LOC100833914 gene encoding protein ECERIFERUM 1 gives rise to the protein MATRPGPLTEWPWQRLGNFKYLVMAPVVVHGAHRVMTKGWGDIDLAYALILPSLLLRMIHNQIWISLSRYQTARSKHRIVDRGIEFDQVDRERGWDDQIIFNGLLFYAGYLAMPSVRGFPLWRTDGAVMTALLHAGPVEFLYYWFHRALHHHFLYSRYHSHHHASIVTEPITSVIHPFGEHVVYFTLFAIPMLSTIYMGNGSALVFVLYIVYIDFMNNMGHCNFELVPKWAFQVFPPLKYLMYTPSFHSLHHTQFRTNYSLFMPFYDYIYSTMDKSSDELYENSLKGTEETPDLVHLTHMTNLQSAYHLRIGFASIASKPSENSEWYMWTLWPLAWLSMVVAWMYGSSAFVVERIKLKKLKMQTWVIPRYNFQYALTWERESINDLIEKAILDADVRGVKVLSLGLLNQTKELNGAGELFRQKYPKLGVQLVDGSGLATAVVLKSIPLDAKQVFLQTGTSKIARAIAITLCGRGIQVIMNRKKEYDILKPQIPENRASYLKCSSDDMPKIWLVDCIDAKEQLVAPKGTVFIPISQFPTKKVRKDCTYLSTPAMKIPEAMQNIHSCENWLPRRVMSAWHIAGILHVLEGWSMHECGDSMMDIEKTWSAATRHGFVPLTKA